A window from Molothrus ater isolate BHLD 08-10-18 breed brown headed cowbird chromosome 24, BPBGC_Mater_1.1, whole genome shotgun sequence encodes these proteins:
- the PSMB2 gene encoding proteasome subunit beta type-2: MEYLIGIQGPDYVLVAADTVAATSIIQMKHDHDKMFKMSEKILLLCVGEPGDTVQFAEYIQKNVQLYKMRNGYELSPTAAANFTRRNLADYLRSRTPYHVNLLLAGYDDHEGPALYYMDYLAALAKAPFAAHGYGAFLTLSILDRYYKPDITREEAVELLKKCLEELQKRFILNLTSFNARFIDKEGIHEVDNIPLAKVES, translated from the exons ATGGAGTACCTCATCGGCATCCAGGGCCCCGACTACGTCCTGGTGGCCGCGGACACCGTGGCGGCCACCAGCATCATCCAGATGAAGCACG ACCATGACAAAATGTTTAAGATGAGTGAAAAGATCTTACTGCTGTGTGTGGGGGAGCCTGGAGACACGGTGCAGTTTGCAGAATACATCCAGAAAAATGTTCAGCTctacaaaatgagaaatg GTTATGAATTGtctcccactgcagctgcaaactTCACCCGGCGAAACCTCGCGGACTATCTCCGGAGTCGG ACCCCTTACCACGTGAACCTTCTCCTGGCTGGCTATGATGACCACGAGGGCCCTGCCCTGTACTACATGGATTACCTGGCAGCTCTGGCCAAGGCTCCTTTTGCAGCACATGGATATGGAGCATTCCTTACCCTCAGCATCCTTGACCGCTATTACAAGCCAG ATATCACACGTGAGGAAGCTGTGGAGCTCTTAAAGAAATGTCTAGAGGAG CTCCAGAAACGCTTCATCCTCAACCTGACCTCCTTCAACGCCCGGTTCATTGACAAGGAGGGCATCCACGAAGTGGACAATATACCCCTTGCCAAAGTGGAGTCCTAA